CGAAGAAGAGCAGCTGGGGAACTGGGGAGACGATGACGCTCGACGGGCGAACATCGCGATGCACGAGTCCAGCGTCGTGCAGGGCGGCGAGCGCCAGCAGAGCGGCGCGCGCAATCTCGATTGCCGTGTCGACATCGAGCGCGACGCCATCGACCGCATCGAGCGTGTGCTCGCTGCCCCCTCGCGCGACGACGCGCACCCCCGCGCTGTCGATGCGAACGTCGGTGATGGCGCACAGATGCGGGCTCTGAATTGCTCGCGCGATGCGCGTCTCGTGGTCGACGCGATGCACCACGCCTCGCGCGAGGGCGTGTGCGGGAGCATCGCGCGAATAGGTCACCCCGCGGTCTTCGGCGTCTCGGGCCTTCCGCGTGCGCAGGGCGCCCTCGATCGCCGTCCGCTCGAATCCGCGGTCGGGATCGTCGTCGGGGACCCTGGTCATGGCATCATCTTAACACGCTCTGCAAAGATTCCTTCATTCCAGCGGGTGAGGCTCCTCACCCTGAAGGGTGACGGGTGAGCCCTGAAAACAGCAACAACACACCGCGCTCACGGACTGCTCGAGGCCCCGCCCAACCCTTCCAGAAGCGCCCAGAGCCGCGCATCGAGCGCCTCCACGGCGCCGGCGATGTCCCAGTCGCGCGTGTCGCGGGGACCGACCATGTCAGACACAGCGCGTATCTCGATGAAAGGGACGCGCTGGAGCAGGCAGGCGTGGAAAAGCGCCGCACCCTCCATGTTGACGAGGTCCGGGTCGTAGCACTGGCGCACCCAGGCAATCGACGCCGGCGCGCTCAGCACGCGATTGACCGTGACCGACCGAACGAACGGGAGGTCGATACCGCTCGGAACGCACCCTCGAGGGGCCTGCAACCAACCGTCGCTGAACGGAGGATCTTCTGGCTTCAGAAGGCCCATGTCGACGATGTCGGCAAAGCCATCGCTGGTCTCCGCCCCCAGATCGGCCAGTCGCTCGGCGCCAACAAGCGCCACCGCGCCCTTGCCGAGACGCTCGG
The nucleotide sequence above comes from Pseudomonadota bacterium. Encoded proteins:
- the mqnB gene encoding futalosine hydrolase translates to MRLLLVAATAFEVAPALSRAGVAPQRTMSGVRPGEIIETEAFDLLITGIGQMQCATHISRALLTRMPEMVVQAGIAGSFTERLGKGAVALVGAERLADLGAETSDGFADIVDMGLLKPEDPPFSDGWLQAPRGCVPSGIDLPFVRSVTVNRVLSAPASIAWVRQCYDPDLVNMEGAALFHACLLQRVPFIEIRAVSDMVGPRDTRDWDIAGAVEALDARLWALLEGLGGASSSP